From Chryseobacterium joostei, the proteins below share one genomic window:
- a CDS encoding sensor histidine kinase, whose amino-acid sequence MENKFLNFKLRKVVHYSLIICILLIQVIIAIFFYNEFVNEKKLNFIKNQLEESRALGGLTDNSRKDFMDAQDHLQKYMVSQDDKDLQAYFQSLRKLKSNFDKIGEYENTSPRLKNTLAQKKIDTLKVTKLKTLIDSVYQSSLKPPAKIQDKQYEPEKYKNDFENFNVQTRTYADTIKKKGFMGRLKDAITGKVNVQKESTVVTLTNNKTIDLSNVKSEMNNALKSMDKHYAAEVKKAQLYAIQNQRENMQFYNNFNKLLVYSNGLIDVYESAIKDFKVELEKEYNKQSSDNNKIRRYLVIGLMTLMFIVSILIMYFTRVAFVYERKLNAANKEIKNNLSFKNRILGMLSHDLRSPLKIINIFIDKIYRTTEDETTKDYLKSIKFTNSTLLLQSNQILEYTKNQDAEKKLIKSVFNLKDEVGSIVKVITPYLGTRNNKFAVTDRIPENVVVYSDNIRINQIFMNILGNANKYTENGQIDLTMTTQPLDGNRISLITTVADTGVGISESDLKKIFDPYYQGTVSDEVDNLGVGLGLNLCKEIVELFDGEISVESKLHKGTKITFSLNLNINNNGNTN is encoded by the coding sequence ATGGAAAATAAATTCTTAAATTTTAAATTGAGGAAAGTTGTTCATTACTCATTGATTATATGTATCTTGTTGATACAGGTGATTATAGCCATATTTTTTTACAACGAATTTGTCAATGAAAAAAAACTAAATTTCATTAAAAATCAGCTCGAAGAAAGTCGGGCTTTGGGAGGATTGACAGACAATTCAAGAAAAGATTTCATGGATGCGCAGGATCATCTTCAAAAATATATGGTAAGCCAGGATGATAAGGATCTTCAAGCCTATTTTCAGTCACTTAGAAAACTTAAAAGCAATTTTGATAAAATCGGTGAATATGAAAATACAAGTCCAAGGCTAAAAAATACCCTCGCCCAGAAAAAAATAGATACTCTTAAGGTTACAAAGCTGAAAACCTTAATAGATTCCGTATATCAATCCTCTCTGAAACCTCCTGCCAAAATTCAGGACAAGCAATACGAGCCGGAAAAGTATAAGAATGACTTTGAAAACTTCAATGTTCAGACCCGTACTTATGCTGATACTATTAAAAAGAAAGGCTTCATGGGGCGTTTAAAGGATGCGATAACAGGTAAGGTAAATGTGCAGAAAGAGAGTACGGTAGTTACTTTAACGAATAATAAAACGATAGATCTGTCCAATGTAAAGTCTGAGATGAATAATGCGCTGAAGTCTATGGATAAGCATTATGCAGCTGAGGTAAAAAAAGCACAGCTTTATGCCATTCAGAATCAACGTGAGAATATGCAGTTTTACAATAACTTCAATAAATTATTGGTTTACAGTAATGGACTTATTGATGTGTATGAAAGTGCCATTAAGGATTTTAAGGTGGAACTTGAAAAAGAGTATAACAAGCAAAGCTCGGATAATAATAAAATAAGAAGATATCTTGTCATTGGATTAATGACTTTGATGTTTATTGTATCCATCCTTATCATGTACTTCACAAGAGTGGCATTTGTATACGAAAGAAAACTGAATGCTGCGAACAAAGAGATCAAGAATAACCTGAGTTTCAAAAACAGGATATTGGGAATGCTGAGCCACGATTTAAGGTCTCCGCTAAAAATCATTAATATCTTTATTGATAAGATCTACAGAACAACGGAGGATGAAACAACTAAGGATTATCTTAAATCAATTAAGTTTACCAACAGTACCTTACTCCTGCAGTCTAACCAGATTCTGGAATACACGAAAAATCAGGATGCAGAGAAGAAACTTATAAAATCTGTATTTAACCTTAAGGATGAGGTGGGTTCTATTGTAAAGGTTATCACTCCTTATCTTGGAACCAGAAACAATAAATTTGCAGTAACAGACAGGATTCCTGAAAATGTAGTGGTGTATTCTGATAATATAAGAATCAACCAGATTTTTATGAATATTCTGGGAAATGCCAATAAGTATACAGAAAACGGACAGATTGATCTTACCATGACGACACAGCCTCTGGATGGAAACAGAATTTCTCTGATTACAACGGTAGCCGACACGGGAGTAGGAATCTCGGAATCTGATCTTAAAAAGATTTTTGACCCTTATTACCAAGGAACTGTATCTGATGAAGTTGATAATCTGGGAGTAGGACTAGGACTAAATTTATGTAAGGAAATCGTAGAACTTTTTGATGGTGAAATATCTGTTGAAAGTAAATTACACAAAGGGACAAAAATAACATTCAGTCTCAATTTAAATATTAATAATAATGGAAATACCAATTGA
- a CDS encoding SDR family oxidoreductase, protein MNIQLFSKNALVGGATQGIGAGIAFELAKSGANVTVMSRNEAKLKDFVSTLPVLNSDHKHKYLVADFSDFENYRKLIAGYFNDHSIDILVNNTNGPEPGLAIEKNTEDYQTAFDLLFKTVCETTLLALPHMIKQKNGRIINVSSLSVKEPIGNLALSNSIRSAVMAWAKTLSNEVAQHNITVNNVLTGYFDTARIQNLIGHEAERTNTSVDEIKNTRESKIPMKRFGKPEEYGHLVTFLSSDYAAYLTGANIPLDGGLNNTY, encoded by the coding sequence ATGAATATTCAGTTGTTTTCAAAAAATGCTTTGGTAGGAGGAGCTACACAGGGTATAGGGGCAGGAATTGCCTTTGAACTTGCAAAATCTGGTGCCAATGTTACAGTAATGTCCAGAAATGAGGCTAAACTTAAGGATTTTGTATCCACATTACCAGTCTTAAATTCAGATCATAAACATAAATATTTGGTTGCCGATTTTTCAGACTTTGAAAACTACAGGAAATTGATTGCAGGGTATTTTAATGATCACTCAATAGATATTCTGGTCAATAATACCAATGGTCCGGAACCTGGCTTAGCAATAGAAAAAAATACAGAAGATTATCAAACAGCATTTGATCTTCTCTTTAAAACCGTTTGCGAAACAACACTATTGGCCTTACCTCACATGATAAAGCAGAAAAATGGCCGCATCATTAATGTTTCCTCGCTTTCCGTGAAAGAACCCATTGGTAATCTGGCGCTTTCTAATTCCATTCGTTCAGCAGTAATGGCCTGGGCAAAAACCTTATCCAATGAAGTGGCGCAGCATAATATTACTGTAAATAATGTTTTAACAGGGTATTTTGATACAGCGCGCATTCAAAATCTGATTGGCCATGAAGCAGAAAGAACAAATACCTCAGTGGATGAAATAAAAAATACCAGAGAGAGTAAAATCCCAATGAAAAGATTTGGAAAACCCGAAGAATATGGTCATCTGGTAACTTTTTTATCTTCTGATTATGCTGCCTATCTTACCGGAGCAAACATTCCTTTGGATGGAGGCTTGAATAATACTTATTAA
- a CDS encoding TlpA family protein disulfide reductase, with amino-acid sequence MKKWFRSNWSTVIFAIALIILLVSPDAKAWLMRQVASTGLLNSKISEPKAKNTSIVPSVSYTDFTIKDEMGTVTSVSKLKGKVVFINFWASWCPPCRAEFPSIQQFYEKYRSNSNMAFLTINLDDDLALGKSYLKEKGFTVPFLTPAGSIPKEIYGGSLPTTVVLDKNGEIRFHHTGLADYSKASFYDQIDQLLKE; translated from the coding sequence ATGAAAAAATGGTTCAGAAGCAATTGGTCTACAGTAATCTTTGCCATTGCTTTAATCATATTGTTAGTAAGTCCGGATGCCAAGGCATGGCTCATGAGACAGGTAGCTTCTACAGGCTTATTGAATTCCAAAATATCAGAACCCAAAGCTAAAAATACCAGTATTGTACCCTCAGTTTCTTACACTGATTTTACCATAAAAGATGAAATGGGAACTGTGACAAGTGTATCAAAATTGAAAGGTAAAGTGGTTTTTATCAACTTTTGGGCATCATGGTGTCCTCCGTGCCGTGCAGAATTTCCCTCCATACAGCAGTTTTATGAAAAGTACCGTTCAAATTCTAATATGGCTTTTCTGACAATCAATTTGGATGACGATCTGGCATTGGGAAAATCTTATCTGAAAGAAAAAGGCTTTACCGTTCCATTTTTGACCCCGGCAGGCTCCATTCCAAAGGAAATCTATGGAGGATCATTGCCTACCACTGTGGTTTTGGATAAGAATGGTGAAATCCGTTTCCATCATACAGGATTGGCTGATTATAGTAAGGCTTCTTTTTACGACCAAATTGATCAACTTTTAAAAGAATAA
- a CDS encoding response regulator transcription factor, whose amino-acid sequence MEIPIENREIAFLLADDHSIVRQGMEIVINDIAPNAKIYHTSSLQQAVELVESKGIEMAIIDAHFPEGNSLHVLPQLKSANPDIKILIFTGLEEDLYALKFIKAGANGYLSKLSEEEEVRQAVLNFIQKGEYFSDVSRNLLVQFIYNPDLISPLSCLTKRELQIAELYADGYGNLEIANNLNIKQNTVSTIKKNIFEKLKIDNLVELIDLIKTHHKI is encoded by the coding sequence ATGGAAATACCAATTGAAAACAGAGAAATAGCATTCCTTTTAGCAGATGATCACAGTATTGTAAGACAGGGAATGGAGATCGTAATCAATGATATTGCTCCAAATGCTAAAATTTATCATACTTCATCTTTACAACAGGCTGTAGAGCTGGTAGAATCAAAGGGAATAGAAATGGCCATTATAGATGCTCATTTTCCTGAAGGAAATAGCCTGCATGTATTACCACAATTGAAAAGTGCAAACCCTGATATTAAGATTTTAATTTTCACAGGGCTTGAAGAAGATTTGTATGCCCTGAAATTCATAAAAGCCGGTGCCAATGGTTATCTGAGTAAGCTGAGCGAAGAAGAGGAGGTGAGACAGGCCGTTCTGAACTTTATACAGAAAGGAGAATACTTTTCTGATGTTTCCCGAAACTTGCTGGTTCAGTTTATTTATAATCCGGATTTAATAAGCCCGCTCAGCTGCTTAACGAAAAGAGAATTACAGATTGCAGAATTGTACGCAGATGGATACGGTAATCTTGAAATTGCGAATAATTTAAATATAAAGCAAAATACAGTAAGTACTATCAAAAAAAATATCTTTGAAAAGCTAAAGATTGATAACCTCGTTGAATTAATTGACCTTATTAAAACACATCATAAGATATAG
- a CDS encoding SMI1/KNR4 family protein, translating into METEILKEKQAMQNFPKTTDFPFSELYRKLATQIKTMEIASEAILYNSVDAVNENKEFVLKEYWCFAGNGQGDQWFLDKNGNIFFYDHDYDESLEPMNINFEQWLQMAFVIKQLDNYFDGHDDISESVKQKFYETMDLIQPGLSEKYPFTF; encoded by the coding sequence ATGGAAACCGAAATTTTAAAAGAAAAACAAGCCATGCAAAATTTCCCAAAAACTACCGATTTTCCTTTTTCTGAACTTTATAGAAAACTGGCTACTCAAATAAAAACGATGGAGATTGCATCAGAAGCTATTTTATATAATTCTGTGGATGCAGTTAATGAAAATAAAGAATTTGTATTGAAAGAGTATTGGTGTTTTGCAGGAAATGGACAAGGAGACCAGTGGTTTTTGGATAAAAACGGGAATATTTTTTTCTACGACCATGATTATGATGAAAGTCTGGAACCCATGAATATCAATTTTGAGCAATGGTTACAAATGGCATTTGTGATTAAACAGCTGGATAACTATTTTGATGGGCATGATGATATTTCAGAATCCGTTAAGCAGAAATTTTATGAAACAATGGATCTCATTCAGCCTGGACTGAGTGAAAAATATCCGTTCACATTTTAA
- a CDS encoding SMI1/KNR4 family protein, with protein MNISTLEQKYNFKYPEIYRQLSKNNMLDWGESGSNWYRTTFPELKKNPPLLLFGYDIEIWNNPQFVEASIDEMSDEEDYRNIHSGYQFVPFAKNGAGDLYAFQFDLQNDGEVPVTFIPHDDEEAEVVAKNFQDFIFRQLLEAITEIDEDSMFYEDEEEDMKQNLFNQLKTHEPYLSSRQIEILQDIYQRDIFEYTYKVPNGHTFEAEGLVTFDEVEKILNDEIGFELLNKKFNYTKTWNS; from the coding sequence ATGAATATTTCAACACTAGAACAAAAATACAACTTCAAATATCCCGAAATCTACAGACAGCTATCCAAAAATAATATGCTGGATTGGGGTGAATCCGGATCAAATTGGTATCGTACAACCTTTCCGGAACTAAAGAAAAACCCACCATTGCTTTTATTTGGATATGATATTGAAATCTGGAATAATCCACAGTTTGTTGAGGCTTCGATAGATGAAATGTCAGATGAAGAAGACTATAGAAACATCCATTCGGGATATCAGTTTGTACCTTTTGCAAAGAATGGAGCCGGAGATTTGTACGCCTTTCAGTTTGATTTACAAAATGATGGGGAAGTTCCGGTTACCTTTATTCCTCACGATGACGAAGAGGCTGAAGTAGTAGCCAAAAATTTTCAGGATTTTATTTTCCGTCAGCTTTTGGAAGCCATTACTGAGATTGATGAAGACTCTATGTTCTATGAAGATGAGGAAGAGGACATGAAGCAGAATCTATTCAATCAATTGAAAACCCATGAGCCTTATTTAAGCTCCAGACAGATAGAAATTCTTCAGGATATCTATCAGAGAGATATCTTTGAATATACCTACAAAGTTCCCAATGGCCATACTTTTGAAGCAGAAGGCTTGGTTACCTTTGATGAGGTGGAGAAAATTCTAAACGATGAGATTGGTTTTGAACTGCTCAATAAAAAATTTAATTATACCAAAACTTGGAACAGTTAA
- a CDS encoding VOC family protein: MKLASLRIITANIKQSAAFYEKAMGLTAQWYTEDFAELKTTTITIAIGSTRTMKMFGSEHLTESKSATNTIIEFLVPNVDVEYERIKTLTNNIVQEPTTMPWGNRSLLFCDPDGNLINFFTPVSTEALQKFS; encoded by the coding sequence ATGAAATTAGCCTCATTAAGAATTATTACTGCAAACATTAAGCAATCTGCAGCGTTTTATGAGAAAGCAATGGGCTTAACGGCTCAGTGGTATACAGAAGATTTTGCGGAGCTTAAAACCACTACTATTACCATCGCTATCGGAAGCACCCGGACCATGAAGATGTTTGGTAGTGAACATCTTACGGAATCAAAAAGTGCTACCAATACCATTATAGAATTTTTAGTTCCTAATGTAGATGTGGAATATGAAAGAATTAAGACCTTAACAAACAACATTGTACAAGAGCCTACAACGATGCCATGGGGCAACCGCTCTCTTCTCTTCTGTGATCCGGATGGAAATTTAATCAATTTCTTCACTCCCGTGAGTACTGAAGCTCTTCAAAAATTTAGCTAG
- a CDS encoding DUF4249 domain-containing protein: MKNIFLIILSLFLVTSCQKEIDLDLADQSGKIVIEGNVTNQAGPYIVRITKSVEFTQQNQYPAVIGAQVILSDNTGQTETLQYVGDGRYITSAFVGVSGRTYTLKIQAEGQQYTAQSTMPEEVDFEGLEQDSFKFGDKTSYTLLPIFTDPAVLGNRYLFSFTINDLGKKYIDVFSDNLNNGLPNQRPIMLPNDDNDGADHEVVVGDTIHVEMQSIDNNVFTFYSALLNLSNGSGVTPANPPSNISNGALGYFSAHTVKNLSYTIQ, translated from the coding sequence ATGAAGAATATTTTTTTAATCATATTATCTCTGTTTTTAGTCACTTCATGCCAAAAAGAGATTGACTTGGATTTGGCGGATCAGAGTGGAAAAATTGTCATTGAAGGCAATGTAACCAATCAGGCTGGACCTTATATCGTAAGGATTACAAAATCTGTAGAATTTACACAACAGAACCAATATCCTGCTGTAATTGGTGCGCAGGTGATTTTAAGCGATAATACAGGTCAGACAGAAACTTTGCAGTATGTAGGTGATGGCAGATACATAACATCTGCTTTTGTAGGAGTCTCAGGAAGAACCTATACCTTGAAAATACAGGCAGAAGGGCAGCAATATACCGCGCAAAGTACCATGCCTGAAGAAGTAGACTTCGAGGGACTGGAACAGGATTCTTTTAAGTTTGGAGACAAAACCAGCTATACACTTTTGCCGATTTTTACGGATCCTGCTGTATTGGGAAACCGTTACTTGTTCTCATTTACCATTAATGATTTAGGTAAAAAATATATCGATGTATTTTCAGACAACCTAAATAACGGACTGCCTAATCAACGTCCAATCATGCTTCCTAATGATGATAATGATGGAGCTGATCATGAAGTGGTAGTGGGAGATACCATTCATGTAGAAATGCAGAGCATTGACAATAATGTATTCACCTTTTATAGTGCTCTTCTTAACCTATCGAATGGTAGCGGAGTTACTCCGGCTAATCCTCCGAGCAATATCAGCAATGGTGCCTTGGGGTATTTTTCTGCACATACAGTGAAAAATTTATCTTATACAATTCAGTAG
- a CDS encoding TonB-dependent receptor: MQTSFFKIAAASAALCFSSWAIAQQKYQVSGTVKDQKNGELLIGVSVKVAEDPSINVIANEYGFYSLSLPEGNYKVIISYPGYKDFEQQITVNQNIKLDLPLNQQEQAAKTIDEVVITGIKKDKNLTSAQMGTETLSIKNIEKLPVLFGEKDVMKTIQLLPGIKSNGEGSSGFSVRGGATDQNLILLDEAPVYNASHLLGFFSTFNSDALKDASIIKGNSPAQYGGRLSSVMDVKMKDGNNKDYNINGGIGLISSRLSVEGPIQKEKSSFIVSGRRTYADLFLKTSKDYKDNKLYFYDLNLKANYQINENNRLYLSGYFGRDVLGLGNTFSTDWGNTTATLRWNSIINSTLFSNTSFIYSNYDYKISLTSNDNTFGLNSKIQDWNLKQDFTWFAGNKHSVRFGLQSIYHTITPSSASGTSVSSFPRNPRKSWENALYINDDFKATEKLTINYGVRLSMFSVLGGDTFNTYDNGILTDSRYLEKGDFGKTYVNIEPRVTANYRINEVSSIKGGYSRNTQNLHLLSNSSSGNPTDQWIGSSYTVKPEIADQVSLGYSRNFNNNNYELNAEVYYKSMQNQIDFKNGAQITFDTAADVESELLFGKGRAYGLELIAKKKSGKLTGWISYTLSKTERKIDGINDNKWYNARMDKTHDLSVVATYQLNPKWSFSGLFVYSTGNAVTFPTGKYQLNGQTVFQYSSRNADRMPAYHRMDISATYEPESNKRFRGSWTFGIYNLYARENAYTITFEDNPNNPGTTRAMQTSLFRLIPNITYNFKF, from the coding sequence ATGCAAACATCTTTTTTTAAAATTGCTGCTGCCTCGGCTGCACTCTGTTTCAGCAGTTGGGCTATAGCACAACAAAAATATCAGGTAAGCGGAACCGTGAAGGATCAGAAAAATGGTGAACTTCTGATCGGCGTAAGCGTAAAGGTAGCCGAGGACCCCTCTATTAATGTGATTGCCAACGAATATGGCTTCTATTCCTTATCACTCCCTGAGGGAAATTATAAGGTGATTATCTCTTATCCGGGTTATAAGGATTTTGAACAACAAATAACTGTTAACCAGAATATCAAGCTGGATCTTCCTCTTAACCAACAGGAACAAGCGGCAAAAACTATTGATGAGGTAGTTATAACAGGAATTAAAAAGGACAAGAATTTAACATCTGCCCAAATGGGGACAGAAACGTTAAGCATTAAAAATATAGAAAAGCTTCCTGTTCTGTTTGGTGAAAAAGATGTGATGAAAACCATACAGCTACTTCCCGGTATTAAAAGCAATGGTGAGGGAAGCAGCGGATTCAGTGTACGAGGGGGTGCCACGGATCAAAACCTGATCTTATTGGATGAAGCCCCGGTTTACAATGCTTCGCATTTGCTTGGTTTCTTCAGTACGTTCAATAGTGATGCTCTTAAAGATGCAAGTATCATCAAGGGGAATAGCCCTGCCCAATACGGAGGACGTCTTTCTTCAGTGATGGATGTAAAAATGAAGGATGGTAATAATAAGGATTATAACATCAACGGAGGAATTGGGCTTATCAGCAGCAGATTAAGTGTGGAAGGACCTATTCAAAAGGAAAAATCCTCTTTTATTGTTTCCGGAAGAAGAACCTATGCGGATTTGTTTCTTAAAACCTCCAAAGACTACAAAGACAACAAGTTATATTTCTATGATTTGAATCTGAAAGCCAATTATCAGATCAATGAGAATAACCGACTTTACCTTTCGGGATATTTTGGAAGAGATGTATTGGGATTAGGGAATACGTTCTCTACAGACTGGGGAAATACAACGGCTACATTGAGATGGAACAGCATTATTAATAGTACATTGTTTTCCAATACCTCATTCATCTATAGTAATTATGACTACAAAATCAGCCTAACAAGCAATGACAATACCTTTGGCTTAAATTCTAAGATACAGGACTGGAATCTTAAGCAGGACTTTACATGGTTTGCGGGAAACAAGCATTCTGTTCGTTTTGGTTTACAATCTATTTATCATACTATTACTCCTAGCAGTGCTTCGGGGACAAGTGTAAGCAGCTTCCCAAGAAATCCGAGAAAATCATGGGAAAATGCATTGTACATTAATGATGATTTCAAGGCTACAGAAAAATTAACCATCAACTATGGGGTAAGACTTTCTATGTTCAGTGTTCTAGGAGGTGACACTTTTAATACCTATGATAACGGAATTCTTACCGACAGCAGATACCTTGAAAAAGGAGACTTCGGAAAAACTTATGTTAACATTGAACCAAGGGTTACAGCCAATTATCGTATCAATGAAGTGAGCAGCATCAAGGGAGGCTATTCCCGTAATACTCAGAATTTACACCTTTTAAGCAACTCAAGCAGCGGAAATCCTACCGATCAGTGGATTGGAAGCAGCTATACCGTAAAACCTGAAATTGCAGACCAGGTAAGTTTAGGATACAGCAGAAACTTCAATAATAACAACTATGAGCTGAATGCTGAGGTTTATTACAAATCCATGCAAAATCAGATTGACTTTAAAAATGGTGCGCAAATCACTTTTGATACTGCTGCCGATGTAGAAAGTGAATTGTTATTTGGGAAAGGAAGAGCCTACGGTCTGGAGCTTATCGCAAAAAAGAAAAGCGGAAAACTTACAGGATGGATTTCCTATACCCTTTCTAAAACTGAAAGAAAAATAGACGGAATTAATGATAATAAGTGGTATAATGCCAGAATGGATAAAACGCATGACCTTTCTGTAGTAGCCACTTATCAGTTGAATCCTAAATGGTCTTTCTCAGGATTATTTGTTTACAGCACAGGAAATGCAGTAACATTCCCTACCGGAAAGTATCAATTAAACGGACAAACTGTTTTCCAGTACAGCAGCAGAAATGCTGACCGAATGCCAGCCTATCACAGAATGGATATCAGTGCAACCTATGAGCCGGAATCTAATAAGCGTTTCCGTGGATCTTGGACCTTTGGAATTTATAATTTGTATGCTCGTGAAAATGCCTACACCATTACTTTTGAAGACAATCCGAATAATCCCGGAACTACACGCGCTATGCAGACTTCCTTATTCCGTCTGATTCCTAACATTACTTATAATTTCAAATTTTAA
- a CDS encoding Crp/Fnr family transcriptional regulator — translation MISKFTFNNQYLFNELPEHEKNLLLGAMRTKNYRKNEAIFTDGTKPNGIYYLNEGKIKKYKVDNDGREQIIYIYSSGEFFGYSAILSNESYGDTTSTLESSVISFISKESFLDILDQSSVLSRLLLKSLSHEFSVMANLIAVLSHRTVRERAALSLLILHDKYKTNDNPEEEVFISLSRVDLANMVGTARETLARIINDFKQESLIKSEGRKLKIIDFKQLIHIANFY, via the coding sequence ATGATCTCGAAATTTACTTTTAATAATCAATATCTTTTTAATGAGCTTCCTGAGCATGAGAAAAACCTTCTTCTAGGAGCCATGAGAACCAAAAATTACCGAAAAAATGAGGCTATATTTACTGACGGAACAAAGCCTAACGGAATTTACTATCTTAATGAAGGGAAAATAAAAAAATACAAGGTAGATAATGACGGCAGGGAGCAAATCATATATATCTACAGTTCCGGAGAGTTTTTCGGATACTCAGCTATCTTAAGCAATGAATCCTATGGAGACACTACGTCTACCCTCGAAAGTTCTGTGATTTCATTTATTTCAAAAGAAAGCTTTTTGGATATTCTTGATCAATCATCTGTATTATCAAGGCTTTTATTAAAATCATTGAGCCATGAATTCAGTGTGATGGCCAACCTTATTGCCGTTCTGTCTCACCGCACAGTTCGGGAACGTGCGGCCTTAAGCTTACTTATTTTACACGATAAATATAAAACCAATGATAATCCCGAGGAAGAGGTATTCATCTCTTTATCCCGTGTTGACCTCGCCAATATGGTAGGAACAGCAAGGGAAACCCTGGCCCGAATCATCAATGATTTTAAACAAGAAAGCCTGATCAAATCAGAAGGACGCAAATTAAAAATAATAGATTTTAAGCAGCTGATCCATATTGCTAATTTTTATTAA